The sequence below is a genomic window from Clostridiales bacterium.
GCAAAACGCCGAATACGATGTCTTTTATCCTAAAATTGACGACAACAAACGCCAAGCATTAATAGACGGCTGGAAAAAAGCCGTATTAAAATCAAGAAGTTAATGTCTTAAAAATTCTTTCCGAACATTTGATTAAACGCTTGTTTATTTTCCCGTTATGTTGTATAAATGTAATGGGAATTTTTTGTATTGCCAATAATAAAAGATTGCCTTTAATATAAAAGGGTTGCATCTTGACAATATAGCTTGCCAAAAAGACATACGGCGCCAAAAAAAACCCCAAAGCGTATTCGCCTTGCTTTAAATTATACAAAAAGCCGAATTTAACAATTACGCTAAATAATTTATAACGGGCAGTTTTTTGTAAAATGGTTTTGTGATATAATATTGTAAAATACGCTGTCTTTTATTAGACGGCGTCGGGAGCGCGATATTATGTTGGATAAGTTGACCAAAACTATCTTAAAGAAAATAAGTGAATCTGTGCAAGGCGAGGAATATATCATAATCAAGCTGGAAGAGCTAAAAAACTCTTTGCCGTTTAAGAGCGATAACGACGGCTTGATGTCTTCTATCAAGTTTTTGCAAAAGCAAGAGATGATATCGCTCAAATATTCAGACGAAGAAAATATATGTCTTGCTATATTGCCCCAAGGCAGATTATATTTGGAAGAACAAGAAGCCCTGTCAAGACAACGCTTTAAAAACATAAGAAAAAGCATTCTTTCAGGCGTCGGCTTTTTTATCGCCGCTATGCTAGGCGCGATAGCCGGGCAATTGATACTTAAGTTCTTTGAGTGGTTGTTCTAAATTAGGAGAGCGTTATGGCGACTATTAACAGAAAAGAAAGATTGGTAATGTATGCGATATATGATTTGGCGCAGGGCAAAGAAAGCGTGTTGCTAAGCGACGACCAAATATATTCCAAGATAAAGCCAAAAAACTACATAAAGTTTTTCAAAAAAAAGACTAATTTTAAAGACGCCCAAGCAGGCAAATTTCTTATTAAAGACAAGCCCATAGCCCAAGACAGCATTAAGGATATTGTCTATGTGCTAAGCTACGCGGGGTATTTTGAGCTCACTACCGCTATGGACAAGGACAAGCCAGTCTATGTCATAGACATGAAAGACAAGGGTAAAAACTTCTTAAGGGACGAGCGCGACAGAAAGAAAAATATTTATCTATTAATAAGCAGAACCATAGCTTTGGCTGTCTTGAGCTTTTTGGTAAGCATGATTTTAAGGGCAATACTAAGTTAAAAAGAGATATTAATGGAACATCGTTTTATACTGGAATCAAAGTTTTCGCCGACAGGCGATCAGCCTGCCGCTATCTCTAAACTAACCGAAGGCATCCAAAACGGTCTAAAAAATCAGGTGCTTTTGGGCGTTACGGGAAGCGGCAAAACTTTTACTATGGCGAATGTCATCGCCAATGTCAACAGGCCCGCTTTGATAATAGCGCACAACAAGACGCTGGCGGCGCAGCTTTGCAACGAGCTGAGGGAGTTTTTTCCGCATAATAGAGTGGAGTTTTTTGTCAGCTATTACGACTATTACCAGCCCGAAGCGTATTTGCCCGTAACGGACACCTATATAGAAAAAGACATGTCAATCAACGACGAAATAGACAAGCTGCGTCACTCTGCTACCTGTTCGCTGTTTGAAAGGCGGGATACCATAGTCGTCGCGTCGGTTTCGTGCATTTACGGTTTGGGCGCGCCCGAGGAATATTTTAATTTGTCCATATCTTTGCGCCCGGGCGACAAACTAGACCGCGACCAATTGATAAGGAAACTTATTGACATCAATTACAGGCGCAATGATTTGGAGTTTGCGCGCACGCATTTTAGGGTTAGGGGCGATGTGGTGGAAATATTTCCCGCCAACAAATCCGAAATCGCCCTAAGGGTAGAGTTTTTTGGACATGAAATAGACCGCATTTGCGAGATAGAAGCGCTTACGGGCAAGGTAATATCCGAGCTAAAGCACGCGGCTATTTTTCCCGCGTCCCATTACGCCGTAGAACAGCAAAGATTGCAAGAAGCGCTAAGGAAAATAGAGCTAGACAAACAAGCCCAAGTAGAATATTTCAAGCAAAGAAACAAACTCATAGAAGCCCAGCGCATCAATGAAAGGGTGAATTACGACTTGGAGATGCTAAGGGAAATGGGCTATTGCAACGGCATAGAAAACTATTCGCGTTATTTTGACGGGCGAGAACCGGGCGAGCCGCCGTTTACATTATTGGATTATTTTCCCAAAGATTTTATCTTGTTTATAGACGAATCCCATATGACCATTCCCCAGATAAGAGGGATGTATAACGGCGATATCGCCCGAAAAACCAACTTGGTGGAATACGGCTTTAGGTTGCCCGCGGCTTTTGACAACAGACCGCTTAACTTCGCAGAGTTTAACGAACGCATAGGCCAAGTGATTTATGTCTCGGCCACGCCGGCAGAATATGAATTGGGCATTGCCGACCAAGTTGTCGAGCAATTGATAAGACCCACGGGACTTGTTGACCCTGAGATTGAGGTAAGGCCGATAAAAGGCCAAATAGACGACCTTATTGGCGAGATTAATAAGACCATATCAAACAACTTTAGGGTATTGGTTACTACCCTGACCAAAAAAACCGCCGAAAACCTTACCGAATATTTGATAAACTTCGGCATTAAAGCCCGCTATCTCCATAGCGAGATAGACACCCTAGAACGCATAGAAATAATAAGCTCTTTAAGAAAAGGCGAGTTTGATGTTTTGGTGGGCATTAACTTGTTAAGGGAAGGGCTGGACCTGCCCGAAGTGGCGCTTGTGGCTATCCTGGACGCCGACAAGGAGGGCTTTTTGAGAAGCGACAGGGCGATTATCCAGACCGTAGGCAGAGCCGCCCGCAACGCCCAAGGCAGAGTCATACTTTACGCCGACGCTATCACGGGCTCTATGCGGCGGGCCATAGACGAGACCAACCGCCGCCGCGCCAAACAAATAAGTTACAACAAAGAACACAACATAGTCCCCAAGACAATAATAAAAGATATAACAAACACATTAGAAATAACCAAAAAAGCGGATACTACTTCTAATATAAAAACCGAAGACATCCCCAAGGAGATAGAAAAACTCAAGGTGTTAATGGACCTTGCCAGCAAGAGTTTGGACTTTGAGCAGGCCATAATAATTAGGGATGAAATCGCCAAATTAAGAAGAAGGCTGAAAAAATGAGCGAGAACATTGCTAACAAAAACTTTATAATAATCAAAGGCGCAAGGGAAAACAATCTAAAAAACATAAACCTAAAAATCCCGCGCAATAAGATGGTGGTTTTTACCGGCATATCGGGCAGCGGCAAAAGCACGCTTGCTTTTGACACCATTTTTGCGGAGGGCCAAAGGCGCTATATTGAAAGCCTTTCCTCATACGCGCGCCAATTTTTAGGGCAGACTTCCAAGCCCGATGTGGATTCAATAGAAGGGCTTTCGCCGGCTATCAGCATTGACCAAAAGACCACTTCCAAAAACCCGCGATCGACCGTGGGAACGATAACCGAAATCTACGATTATCTAAGGCTTCTTTACGCCAAAGTAGGCAAAGTTCATTGCCCAAATTGCGGCAAAGAAATCACGCGCCAAACCATAGACCAAATAGTCGATCGCATAATGGCGATGGGCGAGGGCGCTAGGATTATGGTTCAAGCGCCCGTCGTCAGAGGCAAAAAAGGCGAGTTTGCCAAGTTGTTTGAGCATTTTAGAAACAGCGGCTATGTAAGAGTAAAGGTTGACGGCCATATTTATACTTTGGACGAGGAAATCAAGCTTGAAAAAAACATAAGGCACAATATAAGCGTGATTGTGGACCGCCTAATTATAAATAAAGATATAACAAAGCGCCTAACCGAAAGCGTGGAAAACGCGCTAAAACTCTCGGGCGGGCTTGCGGTCATAGACAACGAGGGCGTAGAAACATTGTTCTCGGAAGCCTACGCTTGCGTGGATTGCGACATCAGCATAGAGGAATTGGAACCTAGGCTGTTTAGCTTTAACAGTCCTTTTGGGGCGTGCCCCGATTGCACGGGGTTGGGCTTTAAAACCGAGATAGACCCGAGCTTATTAGTCAAAGACGAAAATTTATCCATTAACCAAGGCGCGATAGCCGTCCATGGCTGGAATTTGGACACCAACAACCA
It includes:
- the uvrB gene encoding excinuclease ABC subunit UvrB — translated: MEHRFILESKFSPTGDQPAAISKLTEGIQNGLKNQVLLGVTGSGKTFTMANVIANVNRPALIIAHNKTLAAQLCNELREFFPHNRVEFFVSYYDYYQPEAYLPVTDTYIEKDMSINDEIDKLRHSATCSLFERRDTIVVASVSCIYGLGAPEEYFNLSISLRPGDKLDRDQLIRKLIDINYRRNDLEFARTHFRVRGDVVEIFPANKSEIALRVEFFGHEIDRICEIEALTGKVISELKHAAIFPASHYAVEQQRLQEALRKIELDKQAQVEYFKQRNKLIEAQRINERVNYDLEMLREMGYCNGIENYSRYFDGREPGEPPFTLLDYFPKDFILFIDESHMTIPQIRGMYNGDIARKTNLVEYGFRLPAAFDNRPLNFAEFNERIGQVIYVSATPAEYELGIADQVVEQLIRPTGLVDPEIEVRPIKGQIDDLIGEINKTISNNFRVLVTTLTKKTAENLTEYLINFGIKARYLHSEIDTLERIEIISSLRKGEFDVLVGINLLREGLDLPEVALVAILDADKEGFLRSDRAIIQTVGRAARNAQGRVILYADAITGSMRRAIDETNRRRAKQISYNKEHNIVPKTIIKDITNTLEITKKADTTSNIKTEDIPKEIEKLKVLMDLASKSLDFEQAIIIRDEIAKLRRRLKK